The following proteins come from a genomic window of Salvia hispanica cultivar TCC Black 2014 chromosome 4, UniMelb_Shisp_WGS_1.0, whole genome shotgun sequence:
- the LOC125222723 gene encoding heterogeneous nuclear ribonucleoprotein 1, with amino-acid sequence MGSKRSDFGDGASPGKIFIGGLAKDTTLDTFVNYFGKYGEITDSVIMKDRHTGRPRGFGFITYADPSVVDTVIAETHIINDKQVEIKRTIPKGSGDSKDFKTKKIFVGGIPTSVIEDDFKSFFSKYGKVVEHEIIRDHVTKRSRGFGFIVFDHEQVVDNILTDGNMIDMSGTQVEIKKAEPKKPSNPPPAPAYGSDSRGRGYGDSYGGFSSSYSSFGSGGFGPASYRSMGSGFGSRFGDYGGYGSGSEFGSRYGDYPSSEFGYREAPLSYSGRFGSYGGGFGGGYSSGLGAYGRGGGYGGYGGAGASGGYDSAPGASYGGAGGGIYGGRAGYSGSSRYHPYSR; translated from the exons ATGGGTTCCAAGCGCTCCGATTTCGGGGATGGTGCGAGCCCTGG AAAGATTTTCATCGGGGGATTGGCTAAAGATACTACTCTAG ATACCTTTGTAAATTATTTCGGGAAATATGGAGAGATAACTGACTCAGTGATTATGAAAGACCGGCACACAGGGCGGCCAAGGGGTTTTGGTTTCATAACCTACGCCGATCCTTCCGTTGTGGACACTGTTATCGCTGAAACCCATATCATCAATGACAAACAA GTTGAGATAAAGAGAACTATTCCAAAAGGATCTGGCGATTCTAAggattttaaaacaaaaaagatatTTGTTGGTGGGATCCCCACTTCTGTCATTGAAG ATGACTTCAAGAGTTTCTTCTCAAAATATGGAAAGGTGGTTGAGCATGAGATTATTCGAGATCATGTGACAAAGAGGTCTCGTGGCTTTGGATTTATTGTGTTTGACCATGAACAAGTGGTTGACAATATTTTAACTGATGGAAATATGATTGATATGTCAGGCACCCAG GTTGAGATCAAGAAAGCTGAACCAAAGAAACCCTCAAACCCTCCTCCTGCTCCTGCATATGGTAGTGATTCTAGGGGACGTGGCTATGGTGATAGTTATGGTGGTTTCAGCAGCTCATATAGCAGTTTTGGCAGTGGTGGTTTTGGCCCTGCCTCTTATAGGTCAATGGGATCGGGATTTGGTAGTAGATTTGGTGATTATGGTGGATATGGTAGTGGGAGTGAGTTTGGCAGCCGTTATGGAGATTACCCTAGTAGTGAATTTGGTTATCGAGAAGCGCCACTTAGCTATTCTGGCCGATTTGGTTCTTATGGTGGAGGCTTTGGTGGGGGGTATAGCAGTGGGCTGGGTGCCTATGGTCGTGGAGGGGGTTATGGAGGTTATGGTGGAGCTGGGGCAAGTGGTGGATATGACTCAGCCCCTGGTGCTAGTTATGGTGGAGCAGGAGGGGGAATTTATGGAGGTAGAGCAGGTTATAGTGGCAGTAGTCGATATCATCCTTATTCAAGATAG